From the genome of Armatimonadota bacterium:
GGAACAAACCGGTCATCGTTGATACCTTGGGCCATCGCGTGCAGTCGGCGATTAAAGTCGCCGCAAGCCAGGATACTGCGCGCGAGTTGGCGGGCATCCTCGGATCGGAAAGGGTCTGGCTGGAATGAATTGGCCGCGGCTGGGGACCTGACGCTGCGACCAATCACGTCGCCATATTCCCGTCCCCTCCCAAGCTCTCTTCGCCGTTCGTATGCGTTACATCGGCTCCAAACAGAATCTCCTGGCGTTCATCGAGCGAGTCGCCACGTGTCATTGTAGTGGCGCGCGCACGTTCGTCGACTTGTTCTGTGGGACAGCTGTGGTCGGGCGACATTTTAAGTCACTTAACTTCAATGTTACGTCGAACGACTTGATGGCCTATGCCTACACTTTCGCCAGAGCACTGGTGCAGAACAACGGTGAGCCCTTGTTCGCGGGGCTCGGGCTGAACGGGAACGCCCCACTGGACAAAGCAGTGGAACACCTCAATTCGCTGAGTCCCGTGCAGGGCTTCGTGACGAGCCATTACTCCCCTGCGGGCAGCGACAGGATGTACCTGTCGCCGGAAAACGCCGGCAGAATCGACGCTATCCGGATGCAGTTACAGGTCTGGCGGAGAACGGAAGCAGTAACGGAAGACGAGTTCCATATCCTGCTCGCCGCCCTTCTGGCTGCAGTCCCTTCGGTAAGCAACGTATCCGGCACCTACGGTGCATATCTCAAATTCTGGGAATCTCGATCGAAGAAGCGCCTTCTCCTTCAGGCACCCGCTCTCATGATTACCCCCGGCACGCACCGAGCGCTGAATGAAGATGCAAACGTGATTGCTCCGGCGCTGAACTGCGACATCCTTTACCTGGATCCACCTTACAACAGGCGGCAGTACGCATCTAATTACCACCTCCTCGAATCGATCGCCGTCTGGGATTACGCGGCGCCGCTGGGCGTTTCGGGCTTGCCGAAGCGTCCGGAGCGGCGATCACTCTACTGCACGGCGCAGGCTTCGGAAGCGCTCGGGCACATCATCCGGACCAGCCCCGCGCGACATATCCTGCTGAGCTACAACTCGGAGGGCATCGTTTCGCACGAGGTTCTGATGGAGATGTTGTGCAAACGCGGCAAAGTCGAACTGTTCGAAGAGGAGTACCGGCGTTTTCGCAGTGATGCGGACGGTCCAACCCGCAACTACAAGGCTGATTCCGTGGTGGAACGCCTCTATCTGGTGAGCAACTAAATGACCGACGAACCTGAATCAGGCGTTCACCCCAAGAATAAGCTCAATAGCCTCAGCGGGAAGGAATGGCTCTATTTTCTTGCCTCCGTCGAGGGCACGGCATATC
Proteins encoded in this window:
- a CDS encoding DNA adenine methylase — encoded protein: MRYIGSKQNLLAFIERVATCHCSGARTFVDLFCGTAVVGRHFKSLNFNVTSNDLMAYAYTFARALVQNNGEPLFAGLGLNGNAPLDKAVEHLNSLSPVQGFVTSHYSPAGSDRMYLSPENAGRIDAIRMQLQVWRRTEAVTEDEFHILLAALLAAVPSVSNVSGTYGAYLKFWESRSKKRLLLQAPALMITPGTHRALNEDANVIAPALNCDILYLDPPYNRRQYASNYHLLESIAVWDYAAPLGVSGLPKRPERRSLYCTAQASEALGHIIRTSPARHILLSYNSEGIVSHEVLMEMLCKRGKVELFEEEYRRFRSDADGPTRNYKADSVVERLYLVSN